The Verrucomicrobium spinosum DSM 4136 = JCM 18804 DNA segment TCGTGCGGGCCTTTATCGAACACCTCAGCACCTACGGCCTCCGTCGTGTGCTCACGGTGGATGACGAGGAAGACATCACGGTCATCGCGGCAGAAGCGAAGAAGAACCAGTACGGCGTGAAGGACATCGTCCGTGCCGTGGCGTTGTCAGACCTCATGCGGAAGAGATGATGGAGTGGTGGAGTATTGGAGTGATGGAGTATTGAATAAACATGAGCACCACCAGACGAAACAAGAATCGTGGATACCAGCAGCTGCTGGTCTGGCAGGATGCTATCGAGCTTTACGGGCTCGCTTACAGCGCTGTTCGCGGGTGGCCTTTTGAGCTGAAAAAGCTCGCCTCACAGGCGATCGCTTCCAGTGATTCCGTCCACCGCAACATCGCCGAAGGATACTGCCGTCGCACCGTGCGTGAGTACCTTCAGCATCTCAACATCGCTCTAGGATCACTTGGTGAAACTCTTTCGGGCTTCATCGCATACTCACGCAATGGTCAGATCGAGCGCTCCACCTTTGAACAACTCGACACCCTGATTTTCCGGCTGGAAAATCGTCTTCTGAAGCTTGTCGGGGCTCTTGAACTGAAGCGCGATGCCAACGATTGGACTGAGACACTCGTCGTCCGCGCAGGCCTTGTTGAGTATAACGCAGATCCCG contains these protein-coding regions:
- a CDS encoding four helix bundle protein, with the protein product MSTTRRNKNRGYQQLLVWQDAIELYGLAYSAVRGWPFELKKLASQAIASSDSVHRNIAEGYCRRTVREYLQHLNIALGSLGETLSGFIAYSRNGQIERSTFEQLDTLIFRLENRLLKLVGALELKRDANDWTETLVVRAGLVEYNADPDVTHDLELLLEGVME